In Anopheles arabiensis isolate DONGOLA chromosome 2, AaraD3, whole genome shotgun sequence, the genomic window gagtTTCTTTTAATCTGGTTCTTAGCGGCGTGAACGATCGCTTTCGATCTTCTTTTGAGAATGACGTTTCGCTGCTAGATCAAAGAGCTTTACCAATGTAGTTAAATGACTTCTTAAAAGCTTTCAATATACATGAAGAGCTGTGCGATAAATATATTAATTATTGGTGTGCTTTAATTGCACTCCAAAATCCTGtcatataaaataaagaaacttCGTTCCACAATTCGCTTAAAGCACACATCATTTAAACCGATTTTATAACCTTATTGTTTTCTTCAACCCCCTCAAACAATAAACTTTTGCCAATCCATAATGACTCGCCGGCTTGATCATGAACTTTcgttgatgaagatgatgtttACCGTTCGCAAATATTGCTGCAAATTAATGAGCGTTAGTGACATTTGGAAATAGTTgaccctctctctcgctctctctttcgctcttgcGAACCCTCCTGCTGCCATGCgaacaataaaaatatcatcCCGTCGCTAATGCTGCTACCAACCTCATCTCAGCAAGTCTAGCAGACGAGTCTAGCAAGATCACTCACCGCTTCATTGACACCTTGTGATTCGACACAGCACCAAACCCCTCCCAGCCCGCAACATTCCGTAATCAAAAAATTTACACCAGTTTTATGAAGCTTAGATCGTTTTTAAAGCTCCTCTACCCCGgtcgaaaaaacaaaacgcacaaaagTTGCCGGGCAGTAGTGCGATGACAGCATTGGCAGGGCCTGGAAAGTACCGCCCGAGAGCGAGATGGATAGAACGTCGTATGAAGATTCACCCGTCCGGCTTGCACAGACGCCGGATTACACGTACGGATGATTGTATTTAAATTTCTACAATACAAAACCCACCCctatatacatacacatacacacacacggccacaAAGACGATTCCGGtagagcacacacactcaaaaaaaTGGCTTACTGCTCATCCCTCCCCGGCACGTTGCACGTTATCGAGCGCCTCCACCAGGatacagcggcagcagcatccgCGACGACGAGCGCTTTGGGTCGGACGTGTATAAAAGAGGTTTGCAGATCGGTTATCGGCATCAGTTGTCGCTTGTCCATCTAATCAGTTATCACTGCTTCGCGGAGCCACGTTCTCGCCCAACCGTACACTCAGTACTCAGTCACAAAACCCCACCCCAAAACTCACAATGAAAACCATCATTGCTTTCGCTTTCGTCGTCGCCCTGGCCCTGGCCGCCCCGCTCGATGACTCCAAGAACGCCCAGATCCTGAAGTACGAGAACGACAACATCGGTGTCGATGGATACAAGTTTGCGTAAGTGTGGTTTTCGCCATCCCGACAACGGAGTTTTGTCAGTGAATACGAAAGATTTCAACAGGCGCGTTTAGCGACGAACCACCCCCTCGGTGTTCGTCCGAGTGGAAGTGATCGGTTTTAGTTGGTTTGCtctcttctgttttttgttttgttttgtgcgtgaATACGTTAATTGCTTACGACATACGAACGAGAGTGTTGAAGAGTGTGAAGCAACCGTGCGCACGGTCTCAAATCTGCACCAATTGCGCTCTCGGCTcacggtttgtttgttcattatATGAGCGGTTGCATTCACGGTTACTGCTACGGCTCGGAgtttgttttatcattttgtCATCAGCCGACCGTGCGTCTCCCGGAGGCACCATTGAGCAACCCGTAGTCGCAGTTGATCTCGACCACACCCATATCAATGTTGATCTTTCTATTTCACGACCAACAAAACAGacagcagtttttttttctcacaaaaCGCGTTCTTCTTTCCACAGCTTCGAGACCAGCGATGGCCACCAGCGCCAGGAGCAGGCGGAGCTGAAGAAGCTGGGCGATGATGTGGAGGCCCTGGTCGTCCGTGGCTCGTACTCGTTCACCGGTGATGATGGTCAGGTGTACACCGTCAACTACGTCGCCGACGAGAACGGTTTCCAGCCGGAGGGTGCCCATCTGCCAACGGTTTAAGTCGTCAGCAGGCCCTGTGACAGGCCCTACCAAGCCACCAAACAACACCAAACAAAGTCTTTAAAAAAACGGGCACCATATTTCCATCGCTAGCGATGGACTTTGGGTGCACCAGAACACCACACGACCCGTGAAACCGAGACGAATAGTAACGAACATCGGTGAGGACGCGTCCGTTTTGTCGCGGGGATGTAGATTTTTGAACTTTTCTGCACGCTATCGAACACACGCTTTCAACGCACTCCAACGAATCCCTTTCGTTCTCGAACGATTTTTGTGTACATTTTTGCGTTTAaagtatcgttttttttactctaCATAATCTCCTTACTTGTTAAGTGAAATCCTCACCGAAAATACAGCACACAAGTTACCAGCAGGACAAACAACCCCGCTTACAGGCACCAGGGTCTAGAGGCCAACGATGCTTCGGGCAATGGCttgcacttacacacacacacatagcaacGTAAAATACTCACACACTGAGCAGACGTAGTGCTCGCGAATGTACAATTTGCCATACCGAGCTGTTTGTAATGACAGTTTACCGAAATACATCTATTGGGGAGAAACAAATGGTGTAGAACATGCAAGAGTCTTTCTTTgtccgaaaacaaaaacaaacaaaccttcGAGATTTGTTGAAATATTCTCCACCTCGCTGCAATCATTAGGAGTTAAACGATGTCGGAACCTGGTCGAAAATACCTGTTATGATAAACACACCGAAaggttgctttttttcatGCCAAACCGAGCCCTTCTTCACGCAGCAATTAACCTCCGTCGAAATTAACATCATTCACTCATTGCTCAATGTTGAGTGTgtggaaatttaaatttaatggcCCAAAATCAACGCGTGAAGCAGGGAACCCTTTTGCCAGCCACCTCTGGGACGAATAATTAATATCATTCACATCTAAACCCACTCTCCAGCACTCCCCAGAAAAGGCCACTCCACGCTCGTTCACCCTCGAAGCGGGGTTGAACTTTATTCTACAGCGAATTTCCATAAATCGTTATCAAAATAACTTTATGAGCAAGGGTTGTGCAGCTTTTCGTGGAGCCTACCCCGCACCAGGGTCGTGCGATACGGAATCGTG contains:
- the LOC120896798 gene encoding flexible cuticle protein 12-like, with translation MKTIIAFAFVVALALAAPLDDSKNAQILKYENDNIGVDGYKFAFETSDGHQRQEQAELKKLGDDVEALVVRGSYSFTGDDGQVYTVNYVADENGFQPEGAHLPTV